Below is a genomic region from Bacteroidales bacterium.
CTTTTGAAAAAATCCTAGCAGATATAGGCGACCAGCAATCCATAGAAAATGATTTAAGCACATACTCTTCCCATTTGATTAATATGAAATATTTTATTGATAATTGTAATAAAAACACATTGATTTTAATTGATGAAATGGGGAGCGGGACAGAGCCAGAAAGCGGAGGAGCAATAGCAGAAGCCGTTTTGGAAGCATTATACAACACAGGAACTTATGGAATAATTACAACTCACTATTTTAATTTAAAAACATTTGCATCAAAACATAGCGAAGCAATAAATGCCGCAATGCTTTTTGACAACAATCTTTTAAAACCGCTATACATCTTAAAAATAGGAAAACCCGGAAGTTCTTTTGCAATAGAAATAGCAACAAATATTGGATTGCCAAAATTCATTATTGAAAAAGCCTCAAAAAACATAGGAAAAAAGAAGATTGAAATCGAAAAAATGATTCAAGATCTTGAAAATGAAAAACTAAATCTTGACAATCGAAAGCGACAACTTGAAGTTGCTGAGAATTTTGTGAGCGAACTCGTTGAAAAATACAATACTTTAAATAAAAACATTATTGAAAAAAGAGATTTTATTCTTTTAAAAGCAAAAAATGAAGCTAAAAATATTTTATCTGAGGCAAATTCCTTGATAGAAAAAACAATTAGAGACATAAAAAATGCAAACGCTGAAAAAGAAAGCGTGAAAAAAATTAGAAAAGATTTAGAAGAAAAAATATCAAATCTTGATGTTGATAAAAACAAAAACTTTGAGCTGCATCCGCTGAAAAAGCAAAGTCCAGAGCCTAAAAAGATAAAACAAACTATTGTTGTCGGAGATAAAGTGAAATTAGATAATAGTCCTCAAATAGGGACAGTTGTTTCTATTAAAAATGATAAAGCAAAAGTGCAATTTGATTTGATGACCATTGATGTAAGCAAAGATAGGCTAACAGCTGTAGATGGGGATAAAGTTGGAAAAAGCAAAACAAAAATCAATTTGAATATAGAAAAAAGGGAAGTTACGCATCTCTTGGATTTTCGCGGAAAAACCACTGAAGAAGCTATTGCGGAGCTTGAAAAATTTTTAGACAACGCTTTGTTATCAGGAATAAAGCAGTTTTCTATTTTGCATGGAAAAGGCTATGGAATATTAAGGCAAAACATACGAAAACATTTGGCTCAATACAAAGACATTTTAACATTTGGCGATGCAATGTTAGAACTTGGTGGAGAGGGCGTTACTGAAGTGAAATTTTTATAATTATTTATTCTTCGCTAATTATTTGTCTATTTGACTGTTTTTTTATAAATTTTGTTAATTTCTGTGTGTGGCGCGTGCTCTGCTTTTAATGCGGTCATTGCCGACAACAAATAATTACAAACGTTTATAATTAATTATATCCGTTTATAAACGAAAGTAAATGCTTAAAAACCGAATAAGCTGCAATTCTTGCCGTTACTTTGCCGAAACAATTTTTCAAACTTAAAACTAATTACAATGAAAACAAAATCAGAAGAAACGGCAAATGAAGCTAGCAAAATGTTGATTTTAACAGGCGAAAAAGAACAAGCAAAAAACAATTTTGAAAAAAACACAGTAACCATTGAGGGGATAGTTGCTTCAACCCCATATAAAAAACAATTTGACAACGGAAATAAAATGGTATTATTTACGCTTTCGCATTATAATGATTTTCGTACAAAAGCTGGCGAACAAGTGCGGGTAACGGAATGGTTTCAAGTAATTTCTTGGAATAGAATTGCGGAAAAAATAATTAACAACACATGCAAAGGCTCAAGAATTAAATTAAGAGGACATTTGCGTAGTTCTTTTTGGAAAGATCAAACAGGAGCCTCACATAGAAGTGTGCAAATTGTTGCAACTGAGTTTTTACCACAAGCTGCGTAAAAAATAATATTAGCAGGTTATTATTATAGAAAACTTGTAGATATTGCTGGAAAACATGTTAAATATTTTTTCATATTTAAAATATTTATATCTTAGCAAAAACATTTTTTATGCTTGTTATTGGTATTGCCGGCGGTAGCGGTTCTGGAAAAACAACCGTTGTAAAAGCCATAATGAAAGATTTTACTAATGGAGAAGTTGCAGTTTTGTCGCAAGATTCTTATTATAAAGATAATGGTGGATTGAGTCAAGAAGAGCGTGCTAAATTAAATTTTGACCACCCTTCTTCTATTGAGTTTTCGCTGCTTTGTAAGCATTTAGATATGCTTAAAAAAGGCGAAGACATTGCTATGCCCATATATTCATATATAACATGTGCAAGAGCAAAAGAAACCATTACTGTAAAACCTGCAAAAGTGTTAATTGTTGAGGGTATTTTAGTACTTGTAAATCCGCAACTAAGAGAGCGGCTAGATATTAAAGTTTTTGTAGATGCTGATGCCGATGATAGATTAATTCGTAATATACGTAGAGATATTGCAGAGCGCGGAAGGTCTTTTAATCAAGTTTTAGAGCATTATGAAAATTTTGTAAAACCCATGCACGAAACCTTTATAGAGCCTTCTAAGCGATATGCAGATATAATTGTTCCACAAGGTGGTGCTAACAAAATAGCTATAGATATTATAACTTCAAAAATAAAATCTAAACTTAACGAGAAAAAATGACAGTCTATAAACTGTCTGAAGATATTTGTTTTCCGCATCCAACGTTGGCTGACGAAGACGGACTCCTTGCAATAGGTGGCGACTATTCTATTGAACGAATGTTGCTTGCTTATAACCACGGCATTTTTCCTTGGTATAAACACAATGGCTTAATATATTGGTATGCAACAAATCCAAGAATGGTGATTTTTCCTGAAAAATTCAAGCCAAATCATGGACTGAAAAGAGTTCTTAATAAGAATATATTTAAAACAACAGTAAACAAAGACTTTGAAAGTGTTATTAATTTTTGCTCGAAAATAAAAAGAAAAGAAAAAGGCTCTTGGATTAATGACAGCTATAAAAATGCTTTTAAGGAATTGTATGAAAAGGGATATGCTGTTTCAATAGAAGTTTGGTATGAAAATGAACTTGTCGGTGGATTATATGGAATAATTGTTAGAAACGGTTTTTGCGGAGAAAGCATGTTTTCTGCTATGCCTAATGCATCAAAAGTTGCTTTCTGTTGCTTAATAGATATTGCAAAAAAGTTAAACTGGAAATTCATTGATGCCCAGCAAGACACAGCCCACATGAGAACATTGTGCGGAGAATTAATTTCTTTTGAAGAATTTTATTCTATGTTAACAACTTAAAAATCCACAAACAACTTATTTTTTTAACAAATTCTTATAAATTCTTATTTTTTACGATATTTGCAACTTCTTACTTACAAAAATGGCAGAAAAAAATTTTTTTAAACGATTAATTAAAAAACTACGAGTTCGGTTTAGGCTTGTAATAATGAATGATAGCACTTTTGAAGAGAAATTTTCATTGAGGCTATCTCGTTTAAATGTTTTTGTTGTTTCTGCATTAATTTCCATTTTTTTAATTACTCTTACCGTTTTTTTAATTGCTTTTACATCTTTGCGAGAATATATTCCCGGCTATGGTAGCGAAAAAGAACGAGAAATTGTTTATGACTTGTTGTTAAAATCTGATAGCATAGAATCTGACTTGAATGCAATAGATGTTTATTTTAAAAACTTCTTTACAACAATTGCTGATGATGATTCTAGCTTGTTGGTTTCAAATTACCTTGCTTTTTCAGGAAATAAATCCACTGAAATTAGCGAAAACAAAAATGCTGCTGGATTATATTTTTTAAAACCAATAAATGGAAATATATTAAATCCGTTTAACCTTAACAGTAAACATTTTGGCATTGATATAATTGCAGAAAAGGGGAGTGTTGTTAATAGTATTGCTGACGGCATTGTGTTGTTTTCAGACTGGACTTTATCCGGCGGAAATACATTGATAATATTGCATCCGGGTAAAGTTATTTCGGTGTATATGCACAATTTTTCAGTTTTTGTAAAACAAGGAGAATCTGTTAAAACTGGTGACCCTATTGCAATTATAGGCAATTCTGGAGAAAATTCTAGCGGGACTCATTTGCATTTTGAACTTTGGATAAATTCATTGCCTGTTAACCCTGAAAATTATATTTCATTTTGAAAAAACAACGGCTTGCTATATTAGGTTCTACAGGTTCTATCGGAGTTCAAACGCTTGACGTGTGCAGAAATTTTCCCGATAAATTTACTGTGGAGGCTCTTACAGCAGGTTCTAATGCTGATTTGCTGATAAAACAAGCTGTTGAGTTTAATCCAAATGTTGTTGTTATCGGAGACGAAAGCAAATATGAGGTTGTTTCCAAAGCTTTGGAGAAAACTGACATTAAAGTATTCTGTGGCTATAATTCTATCATAAGTATTGCAGAAAGCAGCGAAGTTGACACTGTTGTTTTGTCATTAGTGGGAATTGCAGGGCTAAAGCCAGCTTATGCAGCTCTAAAAGCTGGAAAAAAACTGTCTATTGCGAATAAGGAGGTTTTAGTTGTTGCTGGCGAGCTAATTACAAAAACAGCAATTGAAAATAATAGCATATTAATTCCAATAGACAGCGAGCACTCTGCGATAATGCAATGTATAAGCGGTGAATCATTGTCCAGTGTAAAAAAAATTCTCCTTACTGCTTCTGGAGGACCTTTTAGAGGATATACTCTTCAGCAGCTAAAAGATGTAACAGTAAAGCAAGCTTTGGCTCACCCTGTATGGAGCATGGGAAGTAAAATATCCATAGATTCTTCAACCATGATGAATAAAGGTTTTGAAGTTATTGAAGCAAAATGGCTTTTTAATATTCCCGTAGAAAACATTGACGTTGTAATTCACCCGCAATCAATTATTCATTCCATGGTTCAATTTCAAGACGGCTCTATTAAAGCTCAGCTGAGTAAGCCCGATATGAGATTACCTATTTTATAT
It encodes:
- a CDS encoding endonuclease MutS2; translated protein: MKHIVYIENILGFAEIRKQLSANCHTPVGLELSKNNFFSTEIEELEEALSFTKEMKYINEYAGGLPAIGFEDFRVKLEQIKTPGSFAEITTLQTISFIIEKLLDLQKIFEGQKEHAPLLNKKTHSVEINEKIFIRINEIIDEKGEIKSNASENLASIRKEIEKQRSKVEKTIFHILKNLKEKGIVEEDVNLSIRNGKLVIPIASSKKRAIKGVFIDESATGQTSFIEPIEVFELNNDIQNLEFEERREIIRILIDLTDFIRPNINEIKSYITFLGEIDLINSKSKLAISQNAIMPTISSDYTMIIRQGRHPILEESLKKQGKKIVPLDIEMLPNQRVVLISGPNAGGKSVAMKTVGLLQYMFQCGFLVPVAEGSQFFPFEKILADIGDQQSIENDLSTYSSHLINMKYFIDNCNKNTLILIDEMGSGTEPESGGAIAEAVLEALYNTGTYGIITTHYFNLKTFASKHSEAINAAMLFDNNLLKPLYILKIGKPGSSFAIEIATNIGLPKFIIEKASKNIGKKKIEIEKMIQDLENEKLNLDNRKRQLEVAENFVSELVEKYNTLNKNIIEKRDFILLKAKNEAKNILSEANSLIEKTIRDIKNANAEKESVKKIRKDLEEKISNLDVDKNKNFELHPLKKQSPEPKKIKQTIVVGDKVKLDNSPQIGTVVSIKNDKAKVQFDLMTIDVSKDRLTAVDGDKVGKSKTKINLNIEKREVTHLLDFRGKTTEEAIAELEKFLDNALLSGIKQFSILHGKGYGILRQNIRKHLAQYKDILTFGDAMLELGGEGVTEVKFL
- a CDS encoding single-stranded DNA-binding protein — encoded protein: MKTKSEETANEASKMLILTGEKEQAKNNFEKNTVTIEGIVASTPYKKQFDNGNKMVLFTLSHYNDFRTKAGEQVRVTEWFQVISWNRIAEKIINNTCKGSRIKLRGHLRSSFWKDQTGASHRSVQIVATEFLPQAA
- the udk gene encoding uridine kinase; amino-acid sequence: MLVIGIAGGSGSGKTTVVKAIMKDFTNGEVAVLSQDSYYKDNGGLSQEERAKLNFDHPSSIEFSLLCKHLDMLKKGEDIAMPIYSYITCARAKETITVKPAKVLIVEGILVLVNPQLRERLDIKVFVDADADDRLIRNIRRDIAERGRSFNQVLEHYENFVKPMHETFIEPSKRYADIIVPQGGANKIAIDIITSKIKSKLNEKK
- a CDS encoding leucyl/phenylalanyl-tRNA--protein transferase: MTVYKLSEDICFPHPTLADEDGLLAIGGDYSIERMLLAYNHGIFPWYKHNGLIYWYATNPRMVIFPEKFKPNHGLKRVLNKNIFKTTVNKDFESVINFCSKIKRKEKGSWINDSYKNAFKELYEKGYAVSIEVWYENELVGGLYGIIVRNGFCGESMFSAMPNASKVAFCCLIDIAKKLNWKFIDAQQDTAHMRTLCGELISFEEFYSMLTT
- a CDS encoding M23 family metallopeptidase — protein: MAEKNFFKRLIKKLRVRFRLVIMNDSTFEEKFSLRLSRLNVFVVSALISIFLITLTVFLIAFTSLREYIPGYGSEKEREIVYDLLLKSDSIESDLNAIDVYFKNFFTTIADDDSSLLVSNYLAFSGNKSTEISENKNAAGLYFLKPINGNILNPFNLNSKHFGIDIIAEKGSVVNSIADGIVLFSDWTLSGGNTLIILHPGKVISVYMHNFSVFVKQGESVKTGDPIAIIGNSGENSSGTHLHFELWINSLPVNPENYISF
- a CDS encoding 1-deoxy-D-xylulose-5-phosphate reductoisomerase; the encoded protein is MLKKQRLAILGSTGSIGVQTLDVCRNFPDKFTVEALTAGSNADLLIKQAVEFNPNVVVIGDESKYEVVSKALEKTDIKVFCGYNSIISIAESSEVDTVVLSLVGIAGLKPAYAALKAGKKLSIANKEVLVVAGELITKTAIENNSILIPIDSEHSAIMQCISGESLSSVKKILLTASGGPFRGYTLQQLKDVTVKQALAHPVWSMGSKISIDSSTMMNKGFEVIEAKWLFNIPVENIDVVIHPQSIIHSMVQFQDGSIKAQLSKPDMRLPILYSLTYPDRLPAAFQTEGIENIHQLTFEKPDLETFKHLSLAYEAMKMGGGAPCVLNASNEVAVDLFLNGKISFTQMQKISETALCKIKITKPVSIDEYLMLDKETKSFCKTLKTN